In Capsicum annuum cultivar UCD-10X-F1 chromosome 7, UCD10Xv1.1, whole genome shotgun sequence, one genomic interval encodes:
- the LOC107877771 gene encoding blue copper protein, which produces MARKLSTLLLVFSTIFVLLQHVSIAQQTHVVGDALAWTVPNGGASAYSLWAARKTFAIGDTLVFNFTTGFHSVAEVSKADFDSCNTASPISISTNGPTNITLRSAGSHYYLCTFPRHCTLGQKLAISVSGSGSPTPQPTPARPVTPPTATPATSPSSNPSRAPAPSVSVAPAPGSVAQTYIVGDNMGWNVPTGGPVSYQRWTNGKSFKVGDTLVFNFVNGAHNVATVSKAAYDSCNTTSPINTISTGPARITLTNSGEHYYVCTFPRHCSLGQKLAINVTGSDSASPTPSIAATPSGSTVPSAPSGDSPVTSPPAPSASVPSLAVAALPVTFLSFALLRLLN; this is translated from the exons ATGGCAAGAAAGTTGAGTACTTTATTACTTGTTTTTTCTACAATATTTGTTTTATTACAACATGTTTCAATCGCACAACAAACTCATGTTGTTGGTGATGCTTTGGCTTGGACCGTTCCTAATGGTGGCGCCTCCGCTTATTCCTTGTGGGCCGCCCGTAAAACCTTCGCCATCGGCGACACTCTTG tatttAACTTTACAACGGGATTTCATAGTGTGGCTGAGGTATCAAAGGCAGATTTTGATTCATGCAATACTGCAAGCCCAATTTCAATTTCCACTAATGGGCCAACAAACATTACATTGAGATCTGCTGGATCACATTACTACCTTTGTACCTTTCCAAGACATTGTACCTTGGGCCAAAAATTGGCTATCAGTGTCTCCGGCTCCGGCTCTCCCACTCCTCAGCCGACTCCTGCCAGGCCCGTCACTCCTCCCACTGCCACCCCGGCTACGTCTCCTTCATCAAACCCATCGAGAGCTCCCGCCCCATCAGTGTCGGTCGCTCCTGCACCTGGTAGTGTAGCCCAAACTTACATTGTTGGAGATAACATGGGTTGGAATGTACCTACTGGTGGCCCAGTTTCTTATCAAAGATGGACTAATGGCAAATCCTTCAAGGTTGGAGATACTCTTG TTTTCAATTTTGTCAATGGGGCACATAATGTTGCAACAGTTAGCAaggcagcttatgactcatgtaacACAACTTCTCCAATAAACACAATTAGCACTGGTCCAGCTAGAATTACTCTAACAAATTCTGGTGAACACTACTACGTGTGCACATTCCCTAGACATTGTTCATTAGGTCAAAAGCTAGCCATCAATGTCACCGGCAGCGACTCGGCCTCCCCCACGCCTTCCATTGCCGCCACCCCATCGGGCTCCACCGTCCCATCCGCCCCCTCGGGCGATTCTCCGGTCACTTCACCACCCGCACCAAGTGCCTCAGTTCCATCTTTGGCTGTTGCAGCTTTGCCAGTCACTTTCTTGTCATTTGCCTTACTTAGGTTGTTGAATTAG